From Daphnia pulicaria isolate SC F1-1A chromosome 4, SC_F0-13Bv2, whole genome shotgun sequence, one genomic window encodes:
- the LOC124338622 gene encoding ubiquitin carboxyl-terminal hydrolase 7-like isoform X3 produces MDDNLTMREDEFVADANIISVLQQRLKWLIFLQCIFYLLLAVVVKDMIWPFAKYWWNLLKLKWNAAPPVDLESDLVDLESDLGKCVTDLADLIPSLRQRAGLPPHTQLELYEEVKPGMIDTIEHIDKPLETNLEELMDGDIICYQKYDPEVMGSLLGTLKKNFYDLLHRIEVTFCDKTNPLDVTGFTLSMSEDLGYDQVARLVGDRIGYPPNMLQFFKSQGYREGPGPSIRYHWETSLKEMVTSAKVKQPKKLFYLRLTMPITELESKRQFKCTWVNSRLKDEKELTLYPAKTATVAELLEEARKHMTLSENGSGKLRLLEIVSYKIQSIVYEEIRLDMLNTSPPRWFRVEEIPKDELEIGDDELLIPVAHFSKEIYSGFGIPFLLKVREAEPFSQVKERIQKRLEVPDKEFEKYKFAVVVMTRIRNLTETPELTLNLEDFKPPLNQRMFLATFNLFIHHRSFKFINLDFLFRAFSADATLVRYRPCEQGTLTYALQLLRKGHQDLQLTQKEIMQFDSLNGVS; encoded by the exons ATGGATGACAATTTAACAATGCGTGAGGATGAGTTTGTGGCTGACGCCAATATTATATCCGTGTTGCAGCAGAGGTTGAAATGGTTGATATTCCTTCAATGCATTTTCTACCTTTtgttggcggtggtggtgaaAGATATGATTTGGCCGTTCGCCAAGTATTGGTGGAATTTACTGAAGCTTAAAT GGAATGCTGCACCCCCTGTAGATTTGGAATCAGACCTTG TAGATTTGGAATCAGACCTTGGCAAGTGTGTAACCGATTTGGCCGACCTCATccccagtttacgccaaagaGCCGGCCTTCCACCTCACACGCAGTTGGAGTTGTATGAGGAG GTCAAACCCGGCATGATTGACACCATAGAACATATTGACAAACCACTGGAAACTAATTTGGAGGAACTTATGGATGGAGACATCATTTGTTACCAAAAGTATGATCCAGAAGTGATGGGTTCGCTGTTAGGCACGCTCAAGAAAAATTTCTATGACCTGCTTCACCGAATCGAAGTCACATTCTGTGACAAAACGAACCCGTTGGACGTGACAGGATTCACCCTCAGCATGTCGGAGGATTTGGGTTACGATCAAGTGGCTCGACTAGTCGGTGACAGAATCGGATACCCTCCTAACATGCTCCAGTTCTTCAAGAGTCAAGG TTACAGAGAGGGCCCCGGTCCATCGATTCGCTATCACTGGGAAACATCACTGAAGGAGATGGTGACCTCGGCCAAAGTCAAGCAACCCAAAAAGCTATTTTACTTGAGGCTGACCATGCCCATCACCGAATTAGAGAGCAAGAGGCAATTCAAATGCACCTGGGTAAATTCCCGTCTCAAG GATGAGAAAGAGTTGACATTGTATCCAGCAAAAACAGCAACAGTAGCGGAGTTGTTGGAAGAAGCCCGAAAGCACATGACTTTATCAGAAAATGGTTCTGGAAAACTTAG ATTATTGGAGATAGTGAGTTACAAGATTCAAAGTATTGTCTATGAGGAGATTCGACTCGATATGCTGAACACGAGCCCTCCACGATGGTTCCGAGTTGAGGAGATTCCAAAAGACGAGCTTGAAATAGGCGATGATGAACTCCTTATTCCAGTAGCTCATTTTTCCAAAGAAATCTATTCTGGATTTGGCATTCCCTTTCTCTTAAAAGTGAGGGAAGCTGAACCCTTTTCTCAAGTCAAAG AGAGGATACAAAAAAGACTCGAGGTCCCGGATAAAgagtttgaaaaatataaatttgctGTCGTAGTGATGACTCGCATTCGCAATCTAACGGAGACCCCTGAATTGACTCTCAACCTAGAAGATTTTAAGCCTCCACTCAATCAGCGTATGTTTCTTGcaacttttaatttatttattcatcacAGGTCATTCAAGTTTATTAATTTGGATTTTCTGTTCAGAGCCTTTAGTGCAGATGCGACCTTGGTTAGGTATCGACCATGTGAACAAGGCACCTTAACGTACGCGCTACAGCTATTACGAAAAGGCCATCAAGATTTACAACTaactcaaaaagaaataatgcagttTGATTCCTTAAATGGGGTATCTTAA
- the LOC124338625 gene encoding leucine-rich repeat and death domain-containing protein 1-like isoform X1 encodes MNRAHLIPLSIVGLWLLVTSVAGFSVDADTPCKRLALAKAAGICSKDYSPCSCTEQNVNCDQVPVSSIATMFNTMTWHDLNSIEITISPTETEPIPDDFLGYARVNGSVSLVCTGNSYFQVSENAFRASMESILSVTIRGCNLEKLNYAFMSKMKMLSNFFIRQSCEFSSFKGLPSHSNFKMLSITESSGFYSLDDTPVKLAGLDILYLNDNQLTDSEAAKLIKALASTSAHSLVEFRLYNNKLTRVPDFLSSLPNIAELSLNNNAITSLSTNSLAFKGPISITLNNNQIKTVQPGAFGSSRTTGNFVIIRLNRNNFNHLDYNAFQTVLKEMAIAGEGSLELGEVPIMCDCNLAWLLRDNRHLLAHVSFGQCSGESVDFADVGPERFDSCPCSAA; translated from the exons ATGAACCGCGCACATTTGATTCCGCTCTCCATTGTCGGACTATGG ctgTTGGTGACGTCTGTTGCAGGTTTTTCTGTCGATGCAGATACACCTTGCAAGCGGCTGGCTTTGGCCAAAGCCGCTGGCATTTGTTCGAAAGATTACTCACCCTGTAGTTGTACCGAACAAAACGTTAATTGCGATCAAGTACCAGTTAGCAGTATAGCAACCATGTTCAATACTATGACATGGCACGATTTAAATTCAATCGAAATTACGATATCGCCAACTGAAACAGAACCAATTCCAGATGATTTTCTGGGTTACGCGCGCGTTAATGGTTCTGTTAGTTTAGTTTGTACGGGAAATAGTTATTTTCAAGTATCTGAAAACGCTTTCCGCGCATCCATGGAATCTATCCTTAGTGTAACAATTAGAGGATGTAATTTAGAAAAACTCAATTATGCATTCatgtccaaaatgaaaatgttgagcAACTTTTTTATTAGACAATCATGtgaattttcaagttttaaagGACTTCcttctcattcaaattttaagaTGTTGAGCATTACGGAATCCAGTGGATTTTATTCCCTAGATGACACCCCCGTTAAATTAGCCGGATTAGACATCTTGTATCTCAATGACAATCAGCTAACTGATAGTGAAGCCGCTAAGCTCATTAAAGCCTTAGCTTCAACATCAGCTCACTCTTTGGTTGAATTCAGATTGTACAATAACAAGCTGACCCGAGTCCCTGATTTTCTATCATCACTACCAAACATTGCAGAATTGTCTTTGAACAATAATGCCATTACCTCGCTGTCTACCAACTCATTGGCATTCAAGGGTCCCATTTCCATCACTTTGaataacaatcaaatcaaaactgTTCAACCCGGTGCGTTTGGTTCGTCAAGAACCACGGgcaattttgtaatcattcgtCTCAAcagaaacaattttaatcACTTGGATTACAACGCCTTTCAAACCGTGCTTAAAGAGATGGCTATAGCTGGTGAAGGCAGTCTGGAGCTTGGCGAAG TTCCGATTATGTGTGATTGCAATCTCGCCTGGCTTCTTCGAGACAACAGACATCTGTTAGCGCATGTCTCGTTTGGACAATGCTCCGGTGAATCTGTAGATTTTGCCGATGTCGGCCCAGAGAGGTTCGATAGTTGCCCTTGCTCAGCAGCGTAA
- the LOC124338622 gene encoding ubiquitin carboxyl-terminal hydrolase 7-like isoform X1, with the protein MDDNLTMREDEFVADANIISVLQQRLKWLIFLQCIFYLLLAVVVKDMIWPFAKYWWNLLKLKWNAAPPVDLESDLGKCVTDLADLIPILRQRVDLESDLGKCVTDLADLIPSLRQRAGLPPHTQLELYEEVKPGMIDTIEHIDKPLETNLEELMDGDIICYQKYDPEVMGSLLGTLKKNFYDLLHRIEVTFCDKTNPLDVTGFTLSMSEDLGYDQVARLVGDRIGYPPNMLQFFKSQGYREGPGPSIRYHWETSLKEMVTSAKVKQPKKLFYLRLTMPITELESKRQFKCTWVNSRLKDEKELTLYPAKTATVAELLEEARKHMTLSENGSGKLRLLEIVSYKIQSIVYEEIRLDMLNTSPPRWFRVEEIPKDELEIGDDELLIPVAHFSKEIYSGFGIPFLLKVREAEPFSQVKERIQKRLEVPDKEFEKYKFAVVVMTRIRNLTETPELTLNLEDFKPPLNQRMFLATFNLFIHHRSFKFINLDFLFRAFSADATLVRYRPCEQGTLTYALQLLRKGHQDLQLTQKEIMQFDSLNGVS; encoded by the exons ATGGATGACAATTTAACAATGCGTGAGGATGAGTTTGTGGCTGACGCCAATATTATATCCGTGTTGCAGCAGAGGTTGAAATGGTTGATATTCCTTCAATGCATTTTCTACCTTTtgttggcggtggtggtgaaAGATATGATTTGGCCGTTCGCCAAGTATTGGTGGAATTTACTGAAGCTTAAAT GGAATGCTGCACCCCCTGTAGATTTGGAATCAGACCTTGGCAAGTGTGTAACCGATTTGGCCGACCTCATCCCCATTTTACGCCAAAGAGTAGATTTGGAATCAGACCTTGGCAAGTGTGTAACCGATTTGGCCGACCTCATccccagtttacgccaaagaGCCGGCCTTCCACCTCACACGCAGTTGGAGTTGTATGAGGAG GTCAAACCCGGCATGATTGACACCATAGAACATATTGACAAACCACTGGAAACTAATTTGGAGGAACTTATGGATGGAGACATCATTTGTTACCAAAAGTATGATCCAGAAGTGATGGGTTCGCTGTTAGGCACGCTCAAGAAAAATTTCTATGACCTGCTTCACCGAATCGAAGTCACATTCTGTGACAAAACGAACCCGTTGGACGTGACAGGATTCACCCTCAGCATGTCGGAGGATTTGGGTTACGATCAAGTGGCTCGACTAGTCGGTGACAGAATCGGATACCCTCCTAACATGCTCCAGTTCTTCAAGAGTCAAGG TTACAGAGAGGGCCCCGGTCCATCGATTCGCTATCACTGGGAAACATCACTGAAGGAGATGGTGACCTCGGCCAAAGTCAAGCAACCCAAAAAGCTATTTTACTTGAGGCTGACCATGCCCATCACCGAATTAGAGAGCAAGAGGCAATTCAAATGCACCTGGGTAAATTCCCGTCTCAAG GATGAGAAAGAGTTGACATTGTATCCAGCAAAAACAGCAACAGTAGCGGAGTTGTTGGAAGAAGCCCGAAAGCACATGACTTTATCAGAAAATGGTTCTGGAAAACTTAG ATTATTGGAGATAGTGAGTTACAAGATTCAAAGTATTGTCTATGAGGAGATTCGACTCGATATGCTGAACACGAGCCCTCCACGATGGTTCCGAGTTGAGGAGATTCCAAAAGACGAGCTTGAAATAGGCGATGATGAACTCCTTATTCCAGTAGCTCATTTTTCCAAAGAAATCTATTCTGGATTTGGCATTCCCTTTCTCTTAAAAGTGAGGGAAGCTGAACCCTTTTCTCAAGTCAAAG AGAGGATACAAAAAAGACTCGAGGTCCCGGATAAAgagtttgaaaaatataaatttgctGTCGTAGTGATGACTCGCATTCGCAATCTAACGGAGACCCCTGAATTGACTCTCAACCTAGAAGATTTTAAGCCTCCACTCAATCAGCGTATGTTTCTTGcaacttttaatttatttattcatcacAGGTCATTCAAGTTTATTAATTTGGATTTTCTGTTCAGAGCCTTTAGTGCAGATGCGACCTTGGTTAGGTATCGACCATGTGAACAAGGCACCTTAACGTACGCGCTACAGCTATTACGAAAAGGCCATCAAGATTTACAACTaactcaaaaagaaataatgcagttTGATTCCTTAAATGGGGTATCTTAA
- the LOC124338622 gene encoding ubiquitin carboxyl-terminal hydrolase 7-like isoform X4, producing the protein MDDNLTMREDEFVADANIISVLQQRLKWLIFLQCIFYLLLAVVVKDMIWPFAKYWWNLLKLKWNAAPPVDLESDLGKCVTDLADLIPILRQRAGLPPHTQLELYEEVKPGMIDTIEHIDKPLETNLEELMDGDIICYQKYDPEVMGSLLGTLKKNFYDLLHRIEVTFCDKTNPLDVTGFTLSMSEDLGYDQVARLVGDRIGYPPNMLQFFKSQGYREGPGPSIRYHWETSLKEMVTSAKVKQPKKLFYLRLTMPITELESKRQFKCTWVNSRLKDEKELTLYPAKTATVAELLEEARKHMTLSENGSGKLRLLEIVSYKIQSIVYEEIRLDMLNTSPPRWFRVEEIPKDELEIGDDELLIPVAHFSKEIYSGFGIPFLLKVREAEPFSQVKERIQKRLEVPDKEFEKYKFAVVVMTRIRNLTETPELTLNLEDFKPPLNQRMFLATFNLFIHHRSFKFINLDFLFRAFSADATLVRYRPCEQGTLTYALQLLRKGHQDLQLTQKEIMQFDSLNGVS; encoded by the exons ATGGATGACAATTTAACAATGCGTGAGGATGAGTTTGTGGCTGACGCCAATATTATATCCGTGTTGCAGCAGAGGTTGAAATGGTTGATATTCCTTCAATGCATTTTCTACCTTTtgttggcggtggtggtgaaAGATATGATTTGGCCGTTCGCCAAGTATTGGTGGAATTTACTGAAGCTTAAAT GGAATGCTGCACCCCCTGTAGATTTGGAATCAGACCTTGGCAAGTGTGTAACCGATTTGGCCGACCTCATCCCCAT tttacgccaaagaGCCGGCCTTCCACCTCACACGCAGTTGGAGTTGTATGAGGAG GTCAAACCCGGCATGATTGACACCATAGAACATATTGACAAACCACTGGAAACTAATTTGGAGGAACTTATGGATGGAGACATCATTTGTTACCAAAAGTATGATCCAGAAGTGATGGGTTCGCTGTTAGGCACGCTCAAGAAAAATTTCTATGACCTGCTTCACCGAATCGAAGTCACATTCTGTGACAAAACGAACCCGTTGGACGTGACAGGATTCACCCTCAGCATGTCGGAGGATTTGGGTTACGATCAAGTGGCTCGACTAGTCGGTGACAGAATCGGATACCCTCCTAACATGCTCCAGTTCTTCAAGAGTCAAGG TTACAGAGAGGGCCCCGGTCCATCGATTCGCTATCACTGGGAAACATCACTGAAGGAGATGGTGACCTCGGCCAAAGTCAAGCAACCCAAAAAGCTATTTTACTTGAGGCTGACCATGCCCATCACCGAATTAGAGAGCAAGAGGCAATTCAAATGCACCTGGGTAAATTCCCGTCTCAAG GATGAGAAAGAGTTGACATTGTATCCAGCAAAAACAGCAACAGTAGCGGAGTTGTTGGAAGAAGCCCGAAAGCACATGACTTTATCAGAAAATGGTTCTGGAAAACTTAG ATTATTGGAGATAGTGAGTTACAAGATTCAAAGTATTGTCTATGAGGAGATTCGACTCGATATGCTGAACACGAGCCCTCCACGATGGTTCCGAGTTGAGGAGATTCCAAAAGACGAGCTTGAAATAGGCGATGATGAACTCCTTATTCCAGTAGCTCATTTTTCCAAAGAAATCTATTCTGGATTTGGCATTCCCTTTCTCTTAAAAGTGAGGGAAGCTGAACCCTTTTCTCAAGTCAAAG AGAGGATACAAAAAAGACTCGAGGTCCCGGATAAAgagtttgaaaaatataaatttgctGTCGTAGTGATGACTCGCATTCGCAATCTAACGGAGACCCCTGAATTGACTCTCAACCTAGAAGATTTTAAGCCTCCACTCAATCAGCGTATGTTTCTTGcaacttttaatttatttattcatcacAGGTCATTCAAGTTTATTAATTTGGATTTTCTGTTCAGAGCCTTTAGTGCAGATGCGACCTTGGTTAGGTATCGACCATGTGAACAAGGCACCTTAACGTACGCGCTACAGCTATTACGAAAAGGCCATCAAGATTTACAACTaactcaaaaagaaataatgcagttTGATTCCTTAAATGGGGTATCTTAA
- the LOC124338625 gene encoding slit homolog 1 protein-like isoform X2 has translation MNRVHLIPLTIVGLWLLVTSVAGLSVNLDKLSKRALAIGTCSKDYSPCTCTEQNVNCDQVPVRDIARMFKTMTQHDIKSIEITTSRTERQPIPDDFLGNVRVIGSINLVCTENNNLQVSKNAFRASTESNHVLTISGCNLHKLNFAFMSNMKELSNFYMDKSSGFSSFQGLPSHSNFKLMSITESSGFYSLDDTPVKLAGLDILYLNDNQLTDSEAAKLIKALASTSAHSLVEFRLYNNKLTRVPDFLSSLPNIAELSLNNNAITSLSANSLAFKGPISITLNNNQIKTVQPGAFGSLRTTGNFVIIMLNRNNFNQLDYNAFQTVLKEMALTGHGTVELGEVPIMCDCNLAWLLRDNRHLLAHVSFGQCSGESVDFADVGPERFDSCPCSAA, from the exons ATGAACCGAGTACATTTGATTCCGCTCACAATTGTCGGACTATGG CTGTTGGTGACGTCTGTTGCAGGTTTGTCTGTTAATCTAGATAAACTTAGCAAGCGGGCTCTGGCCATCGGCACTTGTTCGAAAGATTACTCACCCTGTACTTGTACTGAACAAAACGTTAATTGCGATCAAGTACCAGTTCGCGATATAGCAAGAATGTTCAAGACTATGACACAGCACGATATAAAGTCAATCGAAATTACGACATCGCGAACCGAAAGGCAACCGATTCCAGATGATTTTCTGGGTAACGTGCGCGTTATCGGTTCTATCAATTTAGTTTGTACGGAAAACAATAATTTACAAGTCTCTAAAAACGCTTTCCGCGCATCCACGGAATCTAACCAT GTTCTAACAATTAGTGGCTGCAATTTACATAAACTTAATTTTGCATTCATGTCCAACATGAAAGAGCTGAGCAACTTTTATATGGATAAATCAAGTGgattttcaagttttcaagGATTGCcttctcattcaaattttaagtTGATGAGCATTACGGAATCCAGTGGATTTTATTCCCTAGATGACACCCCCGTTAAATTAGCCGGATTAGACATCTTGTATCTCAATGACAATCAGCTAACTGATAGTGAAGCCGCTAAGCTCATTAAAGCCTTAGCTTCAACATCAGCTCACTCTTTGGTTGAATTCAGATTGTACAATAACAAGCTGACCCGAGTCCCTGATTTTCTATCATCACTACCAAACATTGCAGAATTGTCTTTGAACAATAATGCCATCACCTCGCTGTCTGCCAACTCATTGGCATTCAAGGGTCCCATTTCCATCACTTTGaataacaatcaaatcaaaactgTACAACCCGGTGCGTTTGGTTCGCTAAGAACCACGGgtaattttgtaatcattatGCTCAAcagaaacaattttaatcaatTGGATTACAACGCCTTTCAAACCGTGCTTAAAGAAATGGCCCTAACTGGCCATGGCACTGTGGAGCTTGGCGAAG TTCCGATTATGTGTGATTGCAATCTCGCCTGGCTTCTTCGAGACAACAGACATCTGTTAGCGCATGTCTCGTTTGGACAATGCTCCGGTGAATCTGTAGATTTTGCCGATGTCGGCCCAGAGAGGTTCGATAGTTGCCCTTGCTCAGCAGCGTAA
- the LOC124338622 gene encoding ubiquitin carboxyl-terminal hydrolase 7-like isoform X5: MDDNLTMREDEFVADANIISVLQQRLKWLIFLQCIFYLLLAVVVKDMIWPFAKYWWNLLKLKWNAAPPVDLESDLGKCVTDLADLIPILRQRVDLESDLGKCVTDLADLIPSLRQRAGLPPHTQLELYEEVKPGMIDTIEHIDKPLETNLEELMDGDIICYQKYDPEVMGSLLGTLKKNFYDLLHRIEVTFCDKTNPLDVTGFTLSMSEDLGYDQVARLVGDRIGYPPNMLQFFKSQGYREGPGPSIRYHWETSLKEMVTSAKVKQPKKLFYLRLTMPITELESKRQFKCTWVNSRLKDEKELTLYPAKTATVAELLEEARKHMTLSENGSGKLRLLEIVSYKIQSIVYEEIRLDMLNTSPPRWFRVEEIPKDELEIGDDELLIPVAHFSKEIYSGFGIPFLLKVREAEPFSQVKERIQKRLEVPDKEFEKYKFAVVVMTRIRNLTETPELTLNLEDFKPPLNQQPLVQMRPWLGIDHVNKAP, from the exons ATGGATGACAATTTAACAATGCGTGAGGATGAGTTTGTGGCTGACGCCAATATTATATCCGTGTTGCAGCAGAGGTTGAAATGGTTGATATTCCTTCAATGCATTTTCTACCTTTtgttggcggtggtggtgaaAGATATGATTTGGCCGTTCGCCAAGTATTGGTGGAATTTACTGAAGCTTAAAT GGAATGCTGCACCCCCTGTAGATTTGGAATCAGACCTTGGCAAGTGTGTAACCGATTTGGCCGACCTCATCCCCATTTTACGCCAAAGAGTAGATTTGGAATCAGACCTTGGCAAGTGTGTAACCGATTTGGCCGACCTCATccccagtttacgccaaagaGCCGGCCTTCCACCTCACACGCAGTTGGAGTTGTATGAGGAG GTCAAACCCGGCATGATTGACACCATAGAACATATTGACAAACCACTGGAAACTAATTTGGAGGAACTTATGGATGGAGACATCATTTGTTACCAAAAGTATGATCCAGAAGTGATGGGTTCGCTGTTAGGCACGCTCAAGAAAAATTTCTATGACCTGCTTCACCGAATCGAAGTCACATTCTGTGACAAAACGAACCCGTTGGACGTGACAGGATTCACCCTCAGCATGTCGGAGGATTTGGGTTACGATCAAGTGGCTCGACTAGTCGGTGACAGAATCGGATACCCTCCTAACATGCTCCAGTTCTTCAAGAGTCAAGG TTACAGAGAGGGCCCCGGTCCATCGATTCGCTATCACTGGGAAACATCACTGAAGGAGATGGTGACCTCGGCCAAAGTCAAGCAACCCAAAAAGCTATTTTACTTGAGGCTGACCATGCCCATCACCGAATTAGAGAGCAAGAGGCAATTCAAATGCACCTGGGTAAATTCCCGTCTCAAG GATGAGAAAGAGTTGACATTGTATCCAGCAAAAACAGCAACAGTAGCGGAGTTGTTGGAAGAAGCCCGAAAGCACATGACTTTATCAGAAAATGGTTCTGGAAAACTTAG ATTATTGGAGATAGTGAGTTACAAGATTCAAAGTATTGTCTATGAGGAGATTCGACTCGATATGCTGAACACGAGCCCTCCACGATGGTTCCGAGTTGAGGAGATTCCAAAAGACGAGCTTGAAATAGGCGATGATGAACTCCTTATTCCAGTAGCTCATTTTTCCAAAGAAATCTATTCTGGATTTGGCATTCCCTTTCTCTTAAAAGTGAGGGAAGCTGAACCCTTTTCTCAAGTCAAAG AGAGGATACAAAAAAGACTCGAGGTCCCGGATAAAgagtttgaaaaatataaatttgctGTCGTAGTGATGACTCGCATTCGCAATCTAACGGAGACCCCTGAATTGACTCTCAACCTAGAAGATTTTAAGCCTCCACTCAATCAGC AGCCTTTAGTGCAGATGCGACCTTGGTTAGGTATCGACCATGTGAACAAGGCACCTTAA
- the LOC124338622 gene encoding ubiquitin carboxyl-terminal hydrolase 7-like isoform X2, whose amino-acid sequence MDDNLTMREDEFVADANIISVLQQRLKWLIFLQCIFYLLLAVVVKDMIWPFAKYWWNLLKLKWNAAPPVDLESDLGKCVTDLADLIPILRQRVDLESDLGKCVTDLADLIPSLRQRAGLPPHTQLELYEEVKPGMIDTIEHIDKPLETNLEELMDGDIICYQKYDPEVMGSLLGTLKKNFYDLLHRIEVTFCDKTNPLDVTGFTLSMSEDLGYDQVARLVGDRIGYPPNMLQFFKSQGEGPGPSIRYHWETSLKEMVTSAKVKQPKKLFYLRLTMPITELESKRQFKCTWVNSRLKDEKELTLYPAKTATVAELLEEARKHMTLSENGSGKLRLLEIVSYKIQSIVYEEIRLDMLNTSPPRWFRVEEIPKDELEIGDDELLIPVAHFSKEIYSGFGIPFLLKVREAEPFSQVKERIQKRLEVPDKEFEKYKFAVVVMTRIRNLTETPELTLNLEDFKPPLNQRMFLATFNLFIHHRSFKFINLDFLFRAFSADATLVRYRPCEQGTLTYALQLLRKGHQDLQLTQKEIMQFDSLNGVS is encoded by the exons ATGGATGACAATTTAACAATGCGTGAGGATGAGTTTGTGGCTGACGCCAATATTATATCCGTGTTGCAGCAGAGGTTGAAATGGTTGATATTCCTTCAATGCATTTTCTACCTTTtgttggcggtggtggtgaaAGATATGATTTGGCCGTTCGCCAAGTATTGGTGGAATTTACTGAAGCTTAAAT GGAATGCTGCACCCCCTGTAGATTTGGAATCAGACCTTGGCAAGTGTGTAACCGATTTGGCCGACCTCATCCCCATTTTACGCCAAAGAGTAGATTTGGAATCAGACCTTGGCAAGTGTGTAACCGATTTGGCCGACCTCATccccagtttacgccaaagaGCCGGCCTTCCACCTCACACGCAGTTGGAGTTGTATGAGGAG GTCAAACCCGGCATGATTGACACCATAGAACATATTGACAAACCACTGGAAACTAATTTGGAGGAACTTATGGATGGAGACATCATTTGTTACCAAAAGTATGATCCAGAAGTGATGGGTTCGCTGTTAGGCACGCTCAAGAAAAATTTCTATGACCTGCTTCACCGAATCGAAGTCACATTCTGTGACAAAACGAACCCGTTGGACGTGACAGGATTCACCCTCAGCATGTCGGAGGATTTGGGTTACGATCAAGTGGCTCGACTAGTCGGTGACAGAATCGGATACCCTCCTAACATGCTCCAGTTCTTCAAGAGTCAAGG AGAGGGCCCCGGTCCATCGATTCGCTATCACTGGGAAACATCACTGAAGGAGATGGTGACCTCGGCCAAAGTCAAGCAACCCAAAAAGCTATTTTACTTGAGGCTGACCATGCCCATCACCGAATTAGAGAGCAAGAGGCAATTCAAATGCACCTGGGTAAATTCCCGTCTCAAG GATGAGAAAGAGTTGACATTGTATCCAGCAAAAACAGCAACAGTAGCGGAGTTGTTGGAAGAAGCCCGAAAGCACATGACTTTATCAGAAAATGGTTCTGGAAAACTTAG ATTATTGGAGATAGTGAGTTACAAGATTCAAAGTATTGTCTATGAGGAGATTCGACTCGATATGCTGAACACGAGCCCTCCACGATGGTTCCGAGTTGAGGAGATTCCAAAAGACGAGCTTGAAATAGGCGATGATGAACTCCTTATTCCAGTAGCTCATTTTTCCAAAGAAATCTATTCTGGATTTGGCATTCCCTTTCTCTTAAAAGTGAGGGAAGCTGAACCCTTTTCTCAAGTCAAAG AGAGGATACAAAAAAGACTCGAGGTCCCGGATAAAgagtttgaaaaatataaatttgctGTCGTAGTGATGACTCGCATTCGCAATCTAACGGAGACCCCTGAATTGACTCTCAACCTAGAAGATTTTAAGCCTCCACTCAATCAGCGTATGTTTCTTGcaacttttaatttatttattcatcacAGGTCATTCAAGTTTATTAATTTGGATTTTCTGTTCAGAGCCTTTAGTGCAGATGCGACCTTGGTTAGGTATCGACCATGTGAACAAGGCACCTTAACGTACGCGCTACAGCTATTACGAAAAGGCCATCAAGATTTACAACTaactcaaaaagaaataatgcagttTGATTCCTTAAATGGGGTATCTTAA